The region GTTGGTGGGGTGGAGCAGTACCGCCGCCAGAGCGCCCGAGATCGGCTTGGCGGGCGCCACCGGAAGCGACGGCGAGACCGTGCACCCGGTGGGCTCCCAACTCCTGTGGGGCGACCCCGATCCGCTCTGGGCGGTCGGCGACTGGCGCCCCGACGAGGTCCGCGTCATCAAGGCCGACGCGCAGAACCGGATCGCCGTCCTCGGCACCTGCGGGGCGAGCGACGAAGAACTCAAGGTCGGCCTCTTCGCCGCGCGCGGCGGCGCACTGCGCCACCTCACCGCCTGGTCCGGCAGCTACACCGCCGTCGTCCAGGTCGGCCGCCGCACCACCGTCGCGGGCGACCTCGCGGGCGCGCGGCCCGTCTTCCACACCCCCTGGGCGGGCGGTACGGCCTACGCGACCGCCGCCCTGCCACTGGCCGACCTCATCGAGGCCAACCTCGACTTCGGGCACCTGGCGGCCCTGCTCGCCGCCCCCGACGTACCGGCCGCGGTCCACGACTCGACCCCGTACGACGGCGTACGACGCATTCCGCCGGGGCACGCGCTGATCCTGCGCGCGGGTGCCCGAGAGGTCGCCGGCTACGAGCCCGTCGCCTCCCTCGCCGTCGCCGCGCCCACCGCGGACCCCGACAGCGCGGTGGACGGCGTCCGGGACGCCCTCGTGGAGGCGGTACGCGCGCGCCTCGCCGCTCCCCGGCACGTACCCGGGACCGACATCGACCCCGGGCCCGTACCCGGGATGGGGCCCGCGGAGCGGCGCGCGGCGCGCGGGATGCCCGTACCGGGAATCGGGGCCGACCTCTCCGGAGGGCCCGCCTCCGGGACGCTGGCCCTGCTCGCGGCGGGGCTGCCGGGGGCGCCCGGCACGGTCCTTGGGCACGGCACGGGCGCCGGTGAGCGGCTCCTCGCCGTCACCTTCAACGACCTCGCCGTCCGCGGACGGGAGGCCGAGGTGGAGCGGGCCGGGACGCTCGCCGCGAACCCCCGGCTGCACCATGTGGTCGTCGCCGGGGGCGAGGAGACGCTTCCGTACGCCGACCTGGAGGGCCCGCTGACGGACGAGCCGGGGCCGTCGCTGGTGACGGCGGCGCGGCACCGTGCGCGGCTGTCCTCCGGCAGCGCGGACCACTTCACGGGATACGGGGCCCGGCAGGTCCTGGACGCGCACCCCGCGCGGCTGGCCGACCTGCTGATGGACCGCAAGAGACGCCATCTGGTCCGGCCCGTCGCCGCGTTGGCGAAGGCGGACGGTTCCGTCATGGTTCCCGCGCGCGTGTACGGCGCCGCGCGCAAACTCGCCCGTACGCCGTACCGGACCGGCGTCGACGTCCTCGCCGACCGGCTGCTGCACCGTCGCTTCGACGAACCGGGAGGCGCGGTGGGTGCGTCACTCGCTGCGCTCACCTGGGCCAGGCCTGGTCCCGCGGCGCGTTGGCTGACCGGTGAGGCGCTGGCTGAAGTATCGGTTCGCCTACAAGGAG is a window of Streptomyces mirabilis DNA encoding:
- a CDS encoding asparagine synthase-related protein; translated protein: MRWLVGWSSTAARAPEIGLAGATGSDGETVHPVGSQLLWGDPDPLWAVGDWRPDEVRVIKADAQNRIAVLGTCGASDEELKVGLFAARGGALRHLTAWSGSYTAVVQVGRRTTVAGDLAGARPVFHTPWAGGTAYATAALPLADLIEANLDFGHLAALLAAPDVPAAVHDSTPYDGVRRIPPGHALILRAGAREVAGYEPVASLAVAAPTADPDSAVDGVRDALVEAVRARLAAPRHVPGTDIDPGPVPGMGPAERRAARGMPVPGIGADLSGGPASGTLALLAAGLPGAPGTVLGHGTGAGERLLAVTFNDLAVRGREAEVERAGTLAANPRLHHVVVAGGEETLPYADLEGPLTDEPGPSLVTAARHRARLSSGSADHFTGYGARQVLDAHPARLADLLMDRKRRHLVRPVAALAKADGSVMVPARVYGAARKLARTPYRTGVDVLADRLLHRRFDEPGGAVGASLAALTWARPGPAARWLTGEALAEVSVRLQGAAGRTGAVGPGQRPGDFRARAALARHAADLRVLEQAAEIRFQRLHAPFLDNQVVRACRELPEALRVQPGARAAILRTVLEGAGVADLPPGWGAPSHASSAAAARTGLRVAADSLIALFDTPLLAQAGLVEARVVRKALRAAAAGEPLPLDGLADLVSLELWLRRLLARRGTCWTGTPARQRAVPAGIVPQGRALGAGAGGRG